One segment of Pseudanabaena sp. PCC 6802 DNA contains the following:
- a CDS encoding NAD(+) kinase, translated as MKLSKAIIAYKSGSPTSRSWAEKCALELENLGCKVLMGPSGATDNPYPVFLESMQDIDLALVLGGDGSTLGAARYLAERSVPILAINTGGHLGFLTQSAEECADTEAIWERLRTDRFAIEKRMMLQAHTITVDPSYGTPVGHNCGPFLCLNEMCVKPGSPDRMVTAALELDIDGEIVDQYHGDGLIVATPTGSTSYTVAASGPILHPGMDAIAITPICPLSLSSRAIVLPPRLLVSIWPLDNNDLSLKLWTDGVLATSVLPGQRVDIRMADCQAQFVILRDNYSYYQALREKLLWTGARVRYQNKHRS; from the coding sequence GTGAAACTAAGCAAAGCAATTATTGCCTATAAATCTGGAAGTCCAACCAGTCGCAGTTGGGCGGAAAAGTGCGCCCTGGAACTGGAAAATTTGGGCTGTAAGGTATTGATGGGGCCGAGTGGGGCAACTGATAATCCCTACCCGGTATTTCTGGAGTCCATGCAAGACATAGATCTAGCTTTGGTACTGGGTGGTGATGGCTCGACGCTGGGAGCAGCAAGGTATCTGGCGGAGCGATCGGTGCCGATTTTAGCAATAAATACGGGCGGTCATCTTGGTTTTTTAACCCAATCCGCGGAGGAGTGTGCTGACACAGAAGCCATCTGGGAGAGGCTGCGTACCGATCGCTTTGCCATTGAAAAAAGGATGATGTTACAAGCACACACGATCACAGTCGATCCGAGCTATGGTACACCTGTCGGCCACAACTGCGGGCCTTTTCTTTGCCTCAATGAAATGTGTGTCAAACCGGGGTCTCCCGATCGCATGGTTACCGCAGCCTTAGAGCTAGATATTGATGGTGAAATCGTCGATCAGTATCACGGCGATGGGTTGATCGTTGCTACACCTACTGGTTCTACCTCCTATACCGTGGCTGCTAGCGGGCCAATCTTGCATCCAGGTATGGACGCGATCGCCATCACGCCAATTTGCCCTTTAAGTCTTTCCAGCCGAGCGATTGTTCTGCCACCGCGTCTACTGGTGAGTATTTGGCCGCTAGATAATAACGACCTCAGCCTCAAACTATGGACAGATGGCGTACTAGCCACTTCGGTCTTACCTGGACAGCGTGTAGATATTCGGATGGCAGATTGTCAGGCTCAGTTCGTTATCCTGCGAGATAACTATTCCTATTACCAGGCTTTACGCGAAAAGCTATTGTGGACGGGGGCGCGGGTTCGCTATCAAAATAAACACCGCAGTTAG
- a CDS encoding FkbM family methyltransferase has protein sequence MDVKLVLDLGEEASALLWVLHRLLSTLTTKGEHMGKKAEDTDFMGRFREIVSDPLNLAIRRDPRAGFVDGSYVYLHNGLKVPVSGSYAYYGKFSWILSINRGVHEPLEEFVFQEVLNSLPASPIMLELGAYWGHYSMWLKKVYPDAKVHLVEPELENLNAGKHNFTLNGFVGEFVNAFVGNGQFEVDKYLAEREIQKIDILHSDIQGYELEMLKGCSKSLTNKNINYLFISTHSQQLHFDVIEQLANFNYRIEVSSDFDYGTTSCDGFIFSSSPSVEPVFKGFIPMSRVQIESAKPEFLIEYLNKII, from the coding sequence TTGGATGTTAAACTAGTTCTCGATCTTGGCGAAGAAGCCTCTGCATTACTTTGGGTTCTTCACAGACTGCTATCAACTTTAACTACAAAAGGCGAACATATGGGAAAGAAAGCTGAAGATACTGACTTTATGGGACGATTTCGAGAAATTGTTTCAGACCCGCTTAACCTTGCCATACGAAGAGATCCCCGCGCGGGATTTGTGGACGGAAGTTATGTTTATCTTCACAACGGGCTAAAGGTTCCGGTTTCTGGTTCTTATGCCTACTACGGTAAGTTCAGTTGGATTCTCTCAATAAATCGCGGAGTTCACGAACCGCTGGAAGAATTTGTATTTCAAGAAGTATTGAACAGCCTCCCAGCTTCGCCGATAATGCTCGAATTAGGGGCTTATTGGGGGCATTACTCAATGTGGCTGAAGAAAGTATATCCTGATGCGAAAGTTCACTTAGTGGAGCCGGAACTAGAAAATCTAAATGCAGGGAAGCATAATTTTACGCTCAACGGTTTCGTTGGTGAATTTGTAAATGCCTTTGTCGGTAACGGGCAGTTTGAGGTTGACAAATATTTAGCGGAAAGAGAAATACAAAAGATTGACATACTTCACTCTGATATCCAGGGATATGAATTGGAGATGCTGAAAGGTTGCTCTAAATCATTAACAAATAAAAATATAAACTATCTCTTTATTTCAACGCATTCGCAGCAACTGCATTTTGACGTTATAGAACAGCTTGCAAATTTCAATTATAGAATTGAAGTATCGTCTGATTTCGATTACGGCACGACTTCTTGTGATGGCTTTATATTTTCGTCCAGCCCTTCGGTTGAGCCAGTATTTAAAGGGTTTATTCCGATGAGTAGAGTTCAGATTGAATCAGCAAAACCGGAATTTTTGATCGAATATCTGAACAAGATTATATAG
- a CDS encoding TIGR04376 family protein — MGLLDDISRFLETRLEEYIRNNPQIELQILEEKLTQQESEVAKLIASFRTQEKQLQDRILAIADDIRIWHERAKKASDANRQDLASAAKEREAALLKQGNQVWAQMELIKQRISQTADLQSQIQSRMQEVRTKIAEAAKTKSQSQASERASTSFNWENLHTPSQGTDDPLEQQFRRWEMDEELERLKRKMGK; from the coding sequence ATGGGACTCCTTGATGATATTTCACGCTTTCTTGAGACTCGGCTAGAGGAATATATTCGCAATAATCCTCAAATTGAGTTGCAGATCTTAGAAGAAAAACTGACCCAGCAAGAGTCAGAAGTGGCAAAACTAATTGCTAGTTTTCGCACGCAGGAAAAACAGTTACAGGATCGGATTTTAGCGATCGCTGACGATATCAGGATCTGGCACGAACGCGCCAAGAAAGCTAGCGATGCCAATCGCCAGGACTTAGCCAGTGCTGCCAAAGAACGGGAAGCGGCATTATTAAAGCAAGGCAACCAGGTGTGGGCACAAATGGAGCTGATCAAGCAGCGCATTAGCCAAACTGCCGATCTACAAAGCCAGATCCAGTCAAGGATGCAGGAAGTTCGTACCAAGATCGCCGAAGCTGCTAAAACTAAGTCCCAATCTCAAGCGAGCGAGCGAGCCAGTACTTCTTTTAACTGGGAAAATCTTCATACCCCATCGCAGGGAACAGACGATCCCTTAGAACAGCAGTTTCGCCGTTGGGAAATGGACGAAGAGCTAGAACGGTTAAAGCGCAAGATGGGCAAATAA
- a CDS encoding OmpA family protein, giving the protein MTETSPSLTPKNRSANPERPFLTFIFRLLVLGIGMGAAAIVGVIGAMWQPGLIWQPDPTTLSPKKQVFTLSADALFEPDRATILPDGYKLLDRIAAQLPLSTGKSIRIGGHTDISVSGENTGATTASNPLDISYQRAVAVKDYLIKLRGENTYNWIAVGYGNSRPIATNDTDTNRKSNRRIEIVISE; this is encoded by the coding sequence GTGACAGAAACATCCCCCTCACTCACCCCCAAAAACAGGTCGGCTAACCCAGAACGTCCATTTCTGACGTTTATTTTTCGTCTTTTAGTTCTAGGTATTGGCATGGGTGCGGCAGCTATAGTTGGAGTCATTGGTGCCATGTGGCAACCCGGACTGATCTGGCAACCCGATCCAACGACACTCAGCCCTAAAAAACAAGTATTTACACTGTCCGCTGATGCCTTATTTGAGCCAGATCGAGCAACTATTCTGCCTGATGGTTACAAGCTCTTGGATCGGATAGCCGCCCAATTACCCCTATCAACAGGTAAAAGCATACGCATTGGGGGACACACCGACATTTCTGTTTCAGGTGAGAATACAGGAGCAACGACTGCTAGCAACCCGCTTGATATTTCCTACCAACGAGCTGTAGCAGTTAAAGATTACCTGATAAAGCTACGGGGTGAGAATACCTACAACTGGATCGCTGTGGGGTATGGGAATAGCCGTCCGATCGCGACGAATGATACCGATACCAATCGCAAAAGCAATCGGCGGATTGAAATTGTGATTAGCGAATAA
- a CDS encoding ABC transporter substrate-binding protein — protein MTRILALLLSLSLVLVSCGSTPNDGKTHITLWQGINPPTNREVLQKLVDRFNRSQNEVFVESIYAGQSDQQIPKILSAVVGNAAPDLLWYTPTLTGRLVELDAIRPLDDLLAKSPLRDRIDPAMLSTMQWRNRIWSVPFATNNIGIFYRPSLFKAAGIEKLPQNWTELRQVARKLTLDRDGDGRIDQRGIFLPLGKGEFTVFIWTPFLWSAGGDLFKGDRPQLATPEAQTALQLWQDLVRDNSAMLSQPERGYEEDNFVSGKVAMQISGSWALRFMSQKKIDFDVMPIPQDRYPATTMGGENLFLLKSTPEREAAAWKFAEFVIGEEFQTEWARQTGYLPINLDAQRSSAYAAYVSQQPAVEVFLNQMRSAKSRPLSPEYPRISESIGRAIEATLLQKRSPAEALAEAQRNLDLALGKP, from the coding sequence ATGACAAGAATACTAGCGCTTTTACTAAGCTTAAGCTTAGTTTTAGTCAGTTGTGGCAGCACTCCCAATGATGGCAAAACCCACATTACCCTATGGCAGGGTATTAACCCGCCGACTAATCGCGAGGTACTCCAGAAATTAGTCGATCGCTTTAATCGCAGTCAGAACGAAGTCTTTGTGGAATCTATCTACGCCGGACAAAGCGACCAGCAAATTCCCAAGATTCTCTCCGCTGTAGTTGGTAATGCTGCCCCCGACTTACTTTGGTACACTCCTACACTCACAGGACGATTGGTGGAGTTGGATGCGATTCGTCCCCTGGACGATCTGTTGGCGAAATCTCCCCTGCGCGATCGCATCGATCCGGCAATGTTATCGACAATGCAATGGCGCAATCGCATCTGGTCAGTGCCTTTTGCTACCAATAATATCGGTATTTTCTATCGCCCCAGTTTATTTAAGGCAGCAGGCATTGAGAAATTACCTCAAAACTGGACGGAACTGCGTCAGGTAGCTCGGAAACTCACGTTAGATCGAGATGGAGATGGACGTATCGACCAACGGGGCATATTTCTACCGCTGGGCAAAGGTGAGTTTACAGTATTCATCTGGACTCCATTCCTTTGGAGTGCGGGAGGAGATCTTTTCAAAGGCGATCGGCCACAATTAGCAACGCCAGAAGCCCAGACCGCTTTGCAGTTATGGCAGGATCTAGTTCGCGATAACTCCGCCATGCTCTCCCAACCGGAGAGAGGTTATGAAGAGGATAATTTTGTCTCAGGCAAAGTAGCAATGCAAATTAGTGGTTCTTGGGCGTTACGGTTTATGAGTCAGAAGAAAATCGACTTCGATGTCATGCCGATTCCCCAGGATCGCTATCCTGCTACCACTATGGGGGGTGAAAATTTATTTCTATTGAAAAGCACGCCCGAACGAGAAGCCGCTGCTTGGAAATTCGCTGAATTTGTAATTGGAGAAGAGTTTCAAACAGAATGGGCGAGACAAACTGGATATTTGCCCATTAACTTAGATGCACAACGCAGTTCGGCGTATGCTGCCTACGTATCTCAGCAACCAGCAGTTGAGGTATTCCTTAACCAAATGCGATCGGCTAAATCTCGCCCACTGTCGCCTGAATATCCGCGCATTTCTGAGAGTATTGGTCGAGCGATCGAGGCAACTTTATTACAAAAGAGAAGCCCTGCTGAAGCTCTAGCAGAAGCTCAGCGCAATTTGGATCTAGCTCTGGGCAAGCCCTAA
- a CDS encoding DUF3574 domain-containing protein: MHDKSAPTFPRNLILAGLLTFGASFFYPFINSQGAALAQRSLLEPAPTNEANSDRTCQSIPSASPFIRTELFFGSLKPNGSEVNDLEFQKFINNEVTPRFPDGLTILFGLGQFKNSRGTIVKENSRLLVLLYPIDRQDDSSQKIEQIRKIYKCKFQQESVLRSDNRSCVSF; encoded by the coding sequence ATGCACGATAAATCTGCCCCAACTTTCCCCAGGAATCTTATCCTTGCAGGATTATTGACTTTTGGGGCATCATTCTTTTACCCCTTTATCAATTCGCAGGGAGCAGCCCTTGCGCAGCGATCGCTGCTAGAGCCAGCTCCCACAAATGAGGCAAATAGCGATCGCACATGTCAAAGCATCCCATCTGCCAGCCCGTTTATCAGAACGGAGTTATTTTTTGGTTCGCTCAAGCCCAATGGTTCTGAAGTAAACGATCTGGAATTCCAGAAATTCATCAACAATGAAGTTACACCGCGCTTCCCAGATGGATTAACGATTCTATTCGGTCTAGGACAATTCAAGAACTCGCGAGGAACGATCGTCAAAGAGAATTCTCGACTGCTGGTATTACTCTATCCGATAGATCGCCAGGATGATAGCAGTCAAAAAATCGAACAAATTCGCAAGATTTACAAATGCAAATTCCAGCAGGAATCAGTACTGCGCTCCGACAATCGCTCCTGCGTCTCATTTTAG
- a CDS encoding Uma2 family endonuclease: MTSQLLDTEETIAELDISHLVIEDDTPVDNFQSAQQQRLLVEPLYSSKALPLPFIADANVGLFYKLKGEPIVPDVLLSLNVQRPEDLSQRRNRSYFLWEFGKVPEVCIEIASNAKGDELTLSRESQQRGKTACKKDIYAQIGVPYYVVFDPLQQIQGKHEMNGALLRVWKISPIGYTELTPPQGIATVGQCIQLERIGLGLTLWEGQFEEEVTRLWLRWCDRDGQIIPTGAEGQGMAQQRADAEQQRADAEQQRADAEQQRAERLAARLRALGEDPDRLL; the protein is encoded by the coding sequence ATGACTTCCCAGCTTCTTGACACTGAAGAAACGATCGCTGAGCTTGACATTAGCCATCTTGTGATTGAGGACGATACCCCGGTGGATAATTTCCAATCGGCACAGCAGCAACGGTTGCTGGTCGAGCCGCTTTACAGTTCTAAGGCATTACCGCTGCCATTTATTGCCGATGCCAATGTAGGTTTATTCTATAAGCTCAAGGGAGAGCCAATTGTTCCAGACGTACTTCTGAGCTTGAACGTGCAGCGCCCTGAAGACCTGTCTCAGCGACGCAATCGTTCTTATTTTTTATGGGAGTTTGGTAAGGTTCCAGAAGTATGCATTGAAATTGCCTCTAATGCCAAGGGTGATGAGTTGACTTTGAGTAGGGAATCGCAGCAGAGAGGTAAAACCGCTTGTAAGAAGGATATCTACGCTCAAATTGGCGTACCTTACTATGTTGTGTTCGATCCGTTACAACAGATTCAAGGCAAACATGAGATGAATGGAGCGCTGCTGCGCGTGTGGAAGATCTCTCCCATTGGCTATACAGAACTCACTCCACCTCAAGGCATTGCTACAGTGGGACAATGCATCCAGTTAGAGAGAATTGGTCTGGGACTGACGCTATGGGAAGGGCAGTTTGAAGAGGAAGTGACAAGGTTATGGCTGCGCTGGTGCGATCGCGATGGCCAGATTATTCCCACGGGTGCAGAGGGGCAAGGTATGGCACAGCAACGCGCAGATGCCGAACAACAGCGTGCAGATGCCGAACAACAGCGTGCAGATGCCGAACAACAACGTGCAGAGCGCCTTGCGGCAAGACTGCGGGCCTTGGGTGAAGATCCCGATCGCCTTCTCTAA
- a CDS encoding ShlB/FhaC/HecB family hemolysin secretion/activation protein produces MYHQLFRLSHLYLVWLAVALLSDLLTNATAARAYSERYADAPSAIASQPANIPTTQKTSSQNTPQAVAQVAVPPEITRPEDRRTPSPPVIPPTKLPPPSELLKPSPQESPPTLELPNVSGTITVQKFEVIGSTVFSTEELEQVTRPFTQRPITFAELLQVRTAITKLYVDRGFITSGAFIPPQTIDVGVVKVQVLEGSLEAIEVKGLQRLHPEYVRSRLAIATNKPLNRDRLIEGLQLLQLDPLIANISAELSTGTKPGQNLLSVKVTEAKSFHGGLTIDNRRSPSVGTMRRQVQIREDNLFGQGDGIALTYTNTDGSNAYDFSYTYPINPQNGTLNFAYSNSNSRAIEPPFDTLDILANSHSYELTLRQPLVLKPTQEFAIGITASHRTSETSLLSTPFPLSPGADDFGRTNVSALRFFQEYTQRSSKEVLALRSQFSVGVSPFALTVNDTPVDKFFAIWRGQGQYVNLLAPDTLLLLRADVQLADRALVPLEQLGIGGQDSVRGYRQDLLLSDNGLIASAELRLPVLRAPEINGVLQFAPFFDFGTGWNSSGRKDPSPSTIAGLGFGLRWQQGDSFIIRFDYGIPLSSSGTSARTWQENGLYFSLLWNAF; encoded by the coding sequence ATGTACCATCAGCTATTTCGGCTAAGTCACCTCTACCTAGTTTGGCTAGCAGTTGCTCTGCTTAGCGATCTCTTGACTAATGCGACTGCTGCGCGGGCTTACTCTGAAAGATATGCAGATGCACCGTCGGCGATCGCATCTCAACCAGCAAATATCCCAACTACCCAGAAGACTTCCTCTCAGAACACTCCCCAGGCTGTTGCCCAAGTTGCAGTTCCACCTGAGATTACTCGCCCAGAAGATCGACGTACCCCATCGCCACCAGTCATTCCTCCCACTAAACTTCCACCACCCTCGGAATTACTAAAGCCATCTCCCCAAGAATCGCCACCCACTCTTGAATTACCGAACGTGTCAGGCACAATAACAGTCCAAAAATTTGAGGTTATCGGCAGTACCGTATTTAGTACCGAGGAGCTAGAGCAGGTCACCAGGCCATTTACGCAACGTCCCATTACCTTTGCCGAGCTTTTACAAGTTCGGACTGCGATTACCAAACTCTACGTCGATCGCGGTTTCATCACCTCTGGAGCTTTTATCCCGCCTCAAACCATTGATGTTGGTGTCGTAAAGGTACAAGTTCTCGAAGGCAGTCTGGAAGCAATTGAGGTGAAAGGCTTGCAACGCCTGCATCCCGAATACGTGCGATCGCGCCTTGCCATTGCCACAAATAAGCCCCTGAACCGCGATCGCCTGATTGAAGGTCTGCAACTCCTGCAACTAGATCCGCTGATTGCAAATATTTCGGCTGAACTGTCGACGGGAACGAAACCCGGTCAAAACCTGCTTTCAGTCAAGGTAACTGAAGCTAAAAGCTTTCATGGCGGGTTGACGATTGACAATCGCCGATCGCCCAGTGTCGGCACTATGCGACGGCAGGTACAAATTCGCGAAGATAACTTATTCGGACAAGGTGATGGGATTGCGCTCACCTACACCAATACCGATGGTAGCAATGCCTACGACTTCAGTTATACCTATCCCATCAATCCTCAGAATGGAACGTTGAATTTTGCTTACAGTAATAGTAACAGTCGCGCGATCGAGCCACCATTCGATACTTTGGATATCCTGGCAAATTCCCACTCCTACGAACTCACGCTGCGTCAACCCCTGGTGTTGAAACCCACACAGGAATTTGCTATTGGGATTACTGCTTCCCACCGCACCAGCGAGACTTCTCTGCTATCGACTCCATTTCCACTTTCACCAGGGGCTGATGACTTTGGTAGAACCAATGTCTCTGCACTGCGTTTTTTCCAGGAATACACGCAACGCAGCAGTAAGGAGGTATTAGCACTGCGATCGCAGTTTAGCGTGGGGGTATCTCCGTTTGCGCTTACAGTTAACGACACCCCTGTAGATAAATTTTTCGCCATCTGGCGCGGTCAGGGACAGTATGTGAATTTACTGGCTCCAGATACTCTGTTGTTACTGCGAGCTGACGTGCAACTGGCCGATCGCGCGCTCGTACCGCTGGAACAGCTTGGCATTGGCGGTCAAGATAGCGTGCGCGGGTATCGTCAAGACTTACTATTGAGCGATAATGGTTTAATTGCTTCGGCGGAGTTGCGCTTGCCCGTCCTCCGCGCCCCCGAAATTAATGGAGTGCTGCAATTTGCCCCATTCTTTGATTTTGGGACGGGATGGAATAGCTCTGGTCGCAAAGACCCCAGTCCCAGTACGATTGCTGGTTTGGGATTTGGATTGCGCTGGCAGCAGGGCGATAGCTTCATAATTCGGTTTGACTACGGCATTCCCTTATCATCGAGCGGTACGAGTGCAAGAACATGGCAAGAAAACGGTCTCTATTTTTCGCTTCTGTGGAACGCCTTTTAG
- the ruvA gene encoding Holliday junction branch migration protein RuvA yields the protein MIGYLRGAIATLKAQDSSRKTSPCYILTLDVRDVGYDLVITASAAKQMPPEGNAVKLFTHMQVREDQTVLYGFISVAERDLFRQLIGVTGVGAQMAMALLNTLGLQDLVKAIVTGNSRILSLTPGVGNKTAERLALELKTKLADWRQQVGVTIPVASVVQEDVEMTLLALGYTPTEIGEALRHLAASPALSQSQDIEAWLKAAITWLSKS from the coding sequence ATGATTGGATATCTGCGTGGTGCGATCGCAACGTTGAAAGCTCAAGATTCATCGCGTAAAACATCACCTTGCTACATTCTGACGCTAGATGTCAGAGATGTTGGGTACGATTTAGTTATTACTGCGAGCGCTGCCAAGCAAATGCCGCCCGAGGGTAATGCAGTAAAGTTATTTACCCACATGCAAGTGCGCGAAGACCAAACGGTTCTGTATGGCTTCATCAGTGTCGCCGAACGGGATTTATTCCGCCAGCTAATTGGCGTGACAGGTGTGGGGGCACAAATGGCAATGGCACTGCTGAATACACTTGGTTTGCAGGATCTGGTGAAAGCGATCGTCACGGGTAATAGCCGCATCCTCAGTCTTACACCTGGTGTTGGGAATAAAACAGCAGAAAGGCTGGCTTTAGAACTTAAAACAAAACTAGCAGATTGGCGGCAGCAGGTGGGGGTAACGATCCCTGTTGCATCGGTCGTGCAAGAAGATGTGGAGATGACTCTGCTGGCGTTAGGATATACGCCCACAGAGATTGGCGAAGCATTGCGTCACCTGGCGGCATCCCCCGCATTGTCGCAAAGTCAGGATATTGAAGCGTGGCTAAAAGCCGCAATTACCTGGCTCAGTAAGAGTTAA